Proteins from a single region of Pseudomonas sp. 10S4:
- a CDS encoding YggL family protein — protein sequence MATNRSQRLRKKLCVDEFQELGFELNLDFKEDLADEAIDAFLDAFLKEAMEANGLGYVGGDDFGLVCLIKRGSVSEEQRAAVEAWLKGRSELTEATVSPLLDVWYPEKPINPVA from the coding sequence ATGGCGACTAACCGTTCCCAGCGTCTGCGCAAAAAACTGTGCGTCGATGAATTTCAAGAGCTGGGTTTCGAGCTGAACCTGGATTTCAAAGAAGATTTGGCTGATGAAGCCATTGATGCTTTCCTCGACGCGTTCCTGAAAGAAGCTATGGAAGCCAACGGTCTGGGTTATGTTGGCGGCGACGACTTCGGTCTGGTTTGCCTGATCAAGCGTGGCTCGGTGTCCGAAGAGCAGCGCGCCGCTGTTGAAGCCTGGCTCAAAGGCCGTAGCGAACTGACTGAAGCAACCGTCAGCCCGCTGCTGGACGTCTGGTACCCGGAAAAGCCGATCAATCCGGTAGCTTGA
- the dacB gene encoding D-alanyl-D-alanine carboxypeptidase/D-alanyl-D-alanine-endopeptidase, translating to MIKSLRPLLLASFLLPLALPVSAAQINTALTPNVEKALKASKLQDSALSLVMIPLNGPGTPTIFNADVSVNPASTMKLVTTYAALEMLGPNHQWKTEFYTDGTLSGGILNGNLYLKGGGDPKLNMEKLWLLMRDLRANGVTQVTGDLVLDRSFFVQPQLPEFNDDGNDENKPFLVKPDSLMVNLKALRFVARNDNGKVLVSVEPPIATIRIDNQVKAVNSKQCAGGVRYNPVTQADGSVTVTVGGQLGDGCSSQTYLSLLDHATYTAGAVRAIWKELGGSIQGKDRLAATPKDAKVLARAFSPDLAEIIRDINKYSNNTMAQQLFLSLGQKFRNDADADDAKAAQRVVRQWLAQKGITAPHLVMENGSGLSRAERVSAREMAGMLQAAWKSPYSAEFISSLPIAGTDGTMRKRLKHTAMAGEAHIKTGTLNTVRAISGFSRDINGNTWAVVAILNDKAPFGASSVLDQVLLDLYRQPKVPATASVL from the coding sequence ATGATCAAATCTTTGCGCCCACTGCTCCTGGCCAGTTTTCTTCTACCCCTGGCCCTCCCTGTTTCCGCCGCTCAGATCAACACCGCGCTGACGCCCAACGTTGAAAAGGCCCTCAAGGCCAGCAAGTTGCAGGACAGCGCCCTGTCCCTGGTGATGATTCCGCTCAACGGCCCCGGCACCCCGACTATTTTCAACGCCGACGTTTCGGTCAACCCGGCCTCGACCATGAAGCTGGTCACCACGTACGCGGCCCTGGAAATGCTCGGTCCGAACCACCAGTGGAAAACCGAGTTCTACACCGATGGCACCCTCAGCGGCGGCATCCTCAATGGCAACCTCTACCTCAAGGGTGGCGGCGATCCGAAACTGAACATGGAAAAACTCTGGCTGCTGATGCGCGACCTGCGCGCCAACGGCGTGACCCAAGTCACAGGCGACCTGGTGCTGGACCGCAGCTTCTTCGTGCAGCCGCAACTGCCGGAATTCAACGATGACGGCAATGACGAGAACAAACCGTTCCTGGTCAAACCTGACTCGCTGATGGTCAACCTCAAGGCCCTGCGCTTTGTCGCGCGCAACGACAACGGCAAGGTGCTGGTGTCGGTCGAGCCGCCGATTGCGACGATTCGCATCGACAACCAGGTCAAAGCGGTCAATTCCAAGCAATGCGCCGGTGGCGTGCGCTACAACCCGGTAACCCAGGCCGATGGCAGCGTGACCGTGACGGTCGGCGGCCAGTTGGGCGACGGTTGCAGTTCGCAGACCTATCTGTCGCTGCTCGATCACGCGACCTACACCGCCGGCGCCGTACGGGCGATCTGGAAAGAGCTGGGCGGCAGCATCCAGGGCAAGGATCGTCTGGCAGCCACGCCTAAAGACGCCAAGGTACTGGCCCGGGCCTTTTCGCCGGACCTCGCGGAGATCATTCGCGACATCAACAAATACAGTAACAACACCATGGCCCAGCAACTGTTCCTGAGCCTGGGCCAGAAGTTTCGTAACGATGCCGACGCCGACGACGCCAAGGCTGCCCAACGCGTAGTGCGTCAGTGGCTGGCACAAAAAGGCATTACCGCGCCGCACCTGGTGATGGAGAACGGCTCCGGCCTGTCCCGCGCCGAACGGGTGAGTGCACGGGAAATGGCCGGCATGCTGCAAGCGGCCTGGAAAAGCCCATACTCGGCGGAATTCATCAGCTCGCTGCCGATTGCCGGCACCGACGGCACCATGCGCAAACGCCTGAAGCACACCGCCATGGCCGGCGAAGCGCACATCAAGACTGGCACCCTGAACACCGTACGGGCGATCTCCGGTTTCAGCCGCGACATCAACGGCAATACCTGGGCGGTAGTGGCGATCCTCAACGACAAGGCCCCGTTTGGCGCATCGTCGGTACTGGATCAGGTACTGCTGGACCTGTACCGCCAGCCGAAAGTACCAGCCACCGCTTCGGTGCTGTAA
- a CDS encoding ANTAR domain-containing response regulator, whose product MLRILLINDTAKKVGRLKAALTEAGFEVIDESGLTIDLPARVETVRPDVILIDTESPSRDVMEQVVLVTRDQPRPIVMFTDEHDPGVMRQAIKSGVSAYIVEGIHAQRLQPILDVAMARFESDQALRAQLHARDQQLAERKRIELAKGLLMKMKNCNEEEAYTLMRRQAMSRQQKLIQVAEQIIAMSELLG is encoded by the coding sequence ATGTTGCGTATCCTGCTGATCAACGACACCGCAAAGAAAGTCGGGCGCTTGAAAGCCGCCCTGACCGAAGCCGGGTTCGAAGTGATCGACGAATCCGGCCTGACCATCGACCTGCCCGCACGCGTCGAAACGGTGCGCCCGGACGTGATTCTGATCGATACCGAGTCACCGAGCCGTGATGTGATGGAGCAAGTGGTATTGGTGACGCGTGATCAGCCACGGCCGATCGTGATGTTCACCGACGAGCACGACCCCGGCGTGATGCGCCAGGCGATCAAGTCCGGGGTCAGTGCCTACATCGTCGAAGGCATTCACGCACAACGCTTGCAGCCGATTCTCGACGTGGCCATGGCCCGCTTCGAAAGCGACCAGGCCCTGCGCGCCCAGCTCCATGCCCGGGACCAGCAACTGGCGGAGCGCAAGCGCATTGAGCTGGCCAAGGGGTTGTTGATGAAGATGAAAAACTGCAACGAGGAAGAGGCCTACACCCTGATGCGCCGCCAGGCCATGAGCCGCCAGCAGAAGCTGATTCAAGTGGCTGAGCAGATTATTGCCATGAGTGAGTTGCTTGGGTAA
- a CDS encoding quinone-dependent dihydroorotate dehydrogenase has product MYTLARQLLFKLSPETSHDLSLDLIGAGGRLGLNGLLCKAPAKMPVKVMGLEFPNPVGLAAGLDKNGAAIDGFAQLGFGFVEIGTITPRPQPGNPKPRIFRLPEAEAIINRMGFNNLGVDHLLARVAAAKYKGVLGINIGKNFDTPVERAVDDYLICLDKVYAHASYVTVNVSSPNTPGLRSLQFGDSLKQLLADLAQRRAELALRHGKHVPLAIKIAPDMTDEETAQVAQALIETGMDAVIATNTTLSRVGVEGMEHGDEAGGLSGAPVRDKSTNTVRVLAAELAGRLPIIAVGGITEGKHAAEKIAAGASLVQLYSGFIYKGPALIRESVDAIAALR; this is encoded by the coding sequence ATGTACACCCTGGCCCGTCAGCTGTTGTTCAAACTTTCCCCGGAAACCTCCCACGATCTGTCCCTGGACCTGATCGGCGCGGGCGGGCGTTTGGGCCTCAACGGCTTGCTGTGCAAGGCCCCGGCGAAAATGCCGGTGAAGGTCATGGGCCTGGAGTTTCCGAATCCGGTGGGTCTGGCGGCCGGTCTGGACAAGAACGGCGCGGCCATCGACGGTTTTGCCCAGTTGGGTTTCGGCTTCGTTGAAATCGGCACCATCACCCCGCGTCCGCAGCCAGGTAACCCGAAACCACGGATTTTCCGCTTGCCGGAAGCCGAGGCGATCATCAACCGCATGGGTTTCAACAACCTCGGTGTCGATCACCTGCTGGCTCGTGTTGCAGCGGCCAAGTACAAGGGCGTGCTCGGCATCAACATCGGCAAGAATTTTGATACGCCGGTTGAGCGTGCAGTCGACGACTACCTGATCTGCCTGGACAAGGTCTACGCCCACGCCAGCTACGTGACGGTCAACGTCAGCTCGCCGAACACCCCGGGCCTGCGCAGCCTGCAGTTCGGTGATTCACTCAAGCAATTGCTCGCCGACCTGGCCCAGCGCCGGGCCGAACTGGCCTTGCGCCACGGCAAGCATGTTCCGCTGGCGATCAAGATCGCTCCGGACATGACCGACGAAGAAACCGCCCAGGTCGCGCAAGCGCTGATTGAAACCGGGATGGACGCGGTGATTGCCACCAACACCACCCTGAGCCGGGTCGGCGTCGAAGGCATGGAACATGGCGACGAGGCGGGCGGTCTGTCCGGCGCGCCGGTTCGCGACAAGAGCACCAACACCGTCAGGGTCCTGGCAGCAGAATTGGCCGGCCGTTTGCCGATCATCGCCGTGGGTGGCATCACTGAAGGCAAGCACGCGGCTGAGAAAATCGCTGCAGGTGCGAGTTTGGTGCAGCTGTATTCGGGCTTCATCTATAAGGGCCCGGCGCTCATCCGTGAATCGGTCGACGCCATAGCGGCCTTGCGCTAA
- the rmf gene encoding ribosome modulation factor produces the protein MRRLKRDPLERAFLRGYQYGVGGKSRELCPFTLPSVRQAWINGWREGRGDNWDGMTGTAGIHRLNELHAVG, from the coding sequence ATGAGAAGACTTAAGCGTGATCCGTTGGAAAGAGCATTTTTGCGCGGATATCAATATGGCGTTGGTGGCAAATCCCGTGAGCTTTGCCCATTTACTCTACCGTCGGTACGCCAAGCCTGGATTAACGGCTGGCGCGAAGGACGCGGCGACAACTGGGACGGTATGACCGGCACTGCGGGAATCCATAGACTCAACGAACTTCACGCCGTTGGCTAA
- the rlmKL gene encoding bifunctional 23S rRNA (guanine(2069)-N(7))-methyltransferase RlmK/23S rRNA (guanine(2445)-N(2))-methyltransferase RlmL yields the protein MSDQFEIFLTCPKGLEGLLIEEAVGLGLEEAREHTSAVRGMATMETAYRLCLWSRLANRVLLVLKRFPMKDAEDLYHGVLDIEWQDHMLNDGTLAVEFSGHGSGIDNTHFGALKVKDAIVDKLRTPQGDRPSIDKLNPDLRIHLRLDRGEAILSLDLSGHSLHQRGYRLQQGAAPLKENLAAAILIRSGWPRIAAEGGALADPMCGVGTFLVEAAMIAADMAPNLRREQWGFTAWLGHVPALWKKLHEEATERCAAGLAKPPLWIRGYEADPRLIQPGRNNVERAGLSEWIKIYQGEVGTFEPRPDQNQKGLVICNPPYGERLGDEASLLYLYQNLGERLRQACLNWEAAVFTGAPDLGKRMGIRSHKQYSFWNGALPCKLLLIKVTPDQFVTGERRTPEQRQVEREQAEVEVADNDVAPGKYEKYNKNGNPIKPAPVVIEQPRLSEGGQMFANRLQKNLKAMGKWVKREGIDCYRVYDADMPEYSMAIDLYQDWVHVQEYAAPKSIDPEKASARMFDALAAIPQALNIDKSRVVVKRRERQSGTKQYERQAAQGKFVEVNEGGVKLLVNLTDYLDTGLFLDHRPMRMRIQKEAAGKRFLNLYCYTATASVHAAKGGARTTTSVDLSKTYLDWARRNLSLNGFSDKNRLEQGDVMVWLDACRDEFDLIFIDPPTFSNSKRMEGIFDVQRDQVQLIDLAMARLAPGGVLYFSNNFRKFVLEENLTTRYAVEEITAQTIDPDFARNGKIHRAWKITAR from the coding sequence ATGTCCGATCAATTCGAAATCTTCCTCACTTGCCCCAAAGGCCTTGAAGGCCTGCTCATCGAGGAAGCCGTCGGGCTTGGCCTTGAAGAAGCGCGTGAACACACCTCGGCCGTGCGCGGCATGGCCACCATGGAAACCGCTTATCGCCTGTGCCTGTGGTCGCGTCTGGCGAACCGGGTGCTGCTGGTGCTCAAGCGTTTCCCGATGAAGGACGCCGAAGACCTGTACCACGGCGTGCTCGACATCGAGTGGCAAGACCATATGCTCAACGACGGCACGCTGGCCGTTGAGTTCAGCGGTCACGGCTCGGGCATCGACAACACCCACTTCGGCGCCTTGAAGGTCAAGGACGCTATCGTCGACAAACTGCGCACCCCGCAGGGCGACCGTCCGTCCATCGACAAACTCAACCCGGACCTGCGCATTCACCTGCGCCTGGACCGTGGCGAAGCGATCCTTTCCCTCGACCTGTCCGGCCACAGCCTTCACCAGCGTGGTTATCGCTTGCAGCAGGGCGCGGCACCGCTGAAGGAAAACCTCGCGGCCGCGATCCTGATCCGTTCCGGCTGGCCACGCATTGCAGCCGAAGGCGGCGCGCTGGCTGACCCGATGTGCGGTGTCGGCACGTTCCTGGTAGAAGCCGCCATGATCGCCGCCGATATGGCGCCGAACCTGCGTCGCGAGCAGTGGGGCTTTACGGCCTGGCTCGGTCACGTTCCGGCGCTGTGGAAAAAACTCCACGAAGAAGCCACCGAGCGTTGCGCTGCCGGTCTGGCCAAGCCACCGCTGTGGATTCGCGGTTACGAAGCTGACCCACGCCTGATTCAACCGGGCCGCAACAACGTTGAACGTGCAGGCCTGAGCGAGTGGATCAAGATCTACCAGGGCGAAGTTGGCACCTTCGAGCCACGTCCGGACCAGAACCAGAAAGGCCTGGTCATCTGCAACCCGCCGTACGGCGAGCGCCTGGGTGACGAGGCAAGCTTGCTTTACCTCTACCAGAACCTGGGCGAGCGTCTGCGTCAGGCCTGCCTGAACTGGGAAGCGGCGGTATTCACCGGCGCGCCCGACCTGGGCAAGCGCATGGGCATCCGCAGCCACAAACAGTACTCGTTCTGGAACGGCGCGTTGCCGTGCAAGCTGCTGCTGATCAAGGTCACGCCGGATCAGTTCGTCACTGGCGAACGTCGCACTCCGGAACAGCGTCAGGTAGAACGCGAACAGGCTGAAGTCGAAGTTGCAGACAACGACGTGGCGCCGGGCAAGTACGAGAAGTACAACAAGAACGGCAACCCGATCAAACCGGCTCCGGTGGTGATCGAGCAACCGCGCTTGAGCGAAGGCGGGCAGATGTTTGCCAACCGCCTGCAAAAGAACCTCAAGGCCATGGGCAAGTGGGTCAAGCGTGAAGGCATCGACTGCTATCGCGTGTATGACGCCGACATGCCGGAATACTCGATGGCCATCGACCTGTATCAGGATTGGGTCCACGTCCAGGAGTACGCCGCGCCGAAATCCATCGACCCGGAAAAAGCCTCGGCCCGGATGTTCGATGCCCTGGCAGCGATTCCGCAAGCCTTGAACATCGACAAGAGCCGCGTGGTGGTCAAGCGCCGCGAGCGTCAGAGCGGCACCAAACAGTACGAACGCCAGGCGGCACAGGGCAAGTTCGTCGAGGTCAACGAAGGCGGCGTCAAGCTGCTGGTGAACCTCACCGACTACCTCGACACCGGGCTGTTCCTCGACCACCGTCCAATGCGCATGCGTATCCAGAAAGAGGCGGCCGGCAAGCGCTTCCTCAATCTGTATTGCTACACCGCGACCGCCAGTGTTCACGCGGCCAAGGGCGGCGCCCGCACCACTACCAGCGTCGACCTGTCGAAAACCTACCTCGACTGGGCGCGTCGCAACCTGTCGCTGAACGGTTTCTCCGACAAGAACCGCCTGGAGCAAGGTGACGTGATGGTCTGGCTGGATGCCTGCCGTGACGAGTTCGACCTGATCTTCATCGATCCGCCGACCTTCTCCAACTCCAAGCGCATGGAAGGGATTTTCGACGTACAGCGTGACCAGGTGCAGTTGATCGACCTGGCCATGGCGCGCCTGGCGCCGGGCGGCGTGTTGTACTTCTCCAACAACTTCCGCAAGTTTGTGCTGGAGGAGAACCTCACCACCCGTTACGCGGTCGAGGAAATCACCGCCCAGACCATCGATCCGGACTTTGCCCGTAACGGCAAGATCCATCGTGCCTGGAAAATCACGGCCCGCTGA
- a CDS encoding GntR family transcriptional regulator, whose translation MNEQLQPLKKQPRAGKAGRSGTQDDIVYAHIFEAILEQRLAPGTKLSEEALGEIFGVSRTIIRRALSRLAHEGVVLLRPNRGAVVASPSVEEARQVFLARRLVERAITELAVQHATVEQIAELRQMVNDERDSFSRGDRGAGIRLSGEFHLKLAEAAKNAPLISFQRSLVSQTSLIIAQYESGNRSHCSYDEHTQLIDAIEARNGELAVDLMMHHMDHIDSKLNLDEESASDDLHAVFSHLLQTKKPGRSTAKL comes from the coding sequence ATGAACGAACAGTTGCAGCCCCTCAAGAAACAACCGCGAGCAGGCAAAGCCGGCCGCAGCGGTACCCAGGACGATATTGTCTACGCGCATATCTTCGAGGCCATCCTCGAGCAGCGTCTGGCGCCCGGCACCAAGTTGAGCGAAGAAGCGCTGGGGGAAATTTTCGGGGTCAGCCGCACCATCATTCGCCGCGCGCTGTCGCGCCTGGCCCATGAAGGCGTGGTGTTGCTGCGACCAAACCGTGGCGCGGTCGTCGCCAGCCCGAGCGTCGAGGAAGCCCGTCAGGTGTTCCTCGCGCGTCGTCTGGTAGAGCGGGCGATCACGGAACTGGCGGTGCAGCACGCCACCGTCGAGCAGATTGCCGAGTTGCGGCAGATGGTCAACGACGAGCGCGACAGCTTCTCCCGTGGCGATCGCGGTGCCGGCATCCGTCTGTCGGGCGAATTCCACCTGAAACTGGCCGAAGCGGCGAAGAATGCACCGCTGATCAGCTTCCAGCGCAGCCTGGTGTCCCAGACCTCGTTGATCATCGCCCAGTACGAAAGCGGCAACCGCTCGCACTGTTCTTATGATGAACACACCCAATTGATCGATGCGATTGAAGCGCGCAACGGTGAGCTGGCGGTGGACCTGATGATGCATCACATGGATCACATCGACAGCAAACTCAACCTCGACGAAGAAAGCGCGTCGGATGATTTGCATGCAGTGTTCTCGCATTTGTTGCAGACCAAGAAGCCAGGTCGGTCGACCGCGAAGCTATAA
- a CDS encoding CmpA/NrtA family ABC transporter substrate-binding protein, with amino-acid sequence MNETTVGPLAWVNGSDAPEKSVIDVGFMALSDCASVVVAATQGFAQPYGLTLNLKRQSSWANLRDKLVSGELDAAHSLYGLIYAVHLGIGGIAPTDMAVLMGLNQNGQSINLSHGLQALGVTSPEALDRHVHQTRPKLTFAQTFPTGTHAMWLYYWLASQGIHPLQDVDSVVVPPPQMVAHLQAGRIDGFCVGEPWSASAVKQNLGFTMATTQTIWPDHPEKVLGCTRAFVEQYPNTARALVMAILEASRFIEESPENRRSTAQLLSAPEYLDAPLDCIEPRLLGDYADGLGNRWQDPHALRFHGGGEVNLPYLSDGMWFMTQFRRWGLLREDPDYLGVARQVQQLDLYRDAATAVGVSAWGQEMRSGQLIDGKIWDGSDPASYARSFKLHAMSNSSPLLASR; translated from the coding sequence ATGAATGAAACCACAGTCGGCCCGCTGGCCTGGGTCAACGGCAGCGATGCCCCGGAAAAGTCCGTGATCGACGTAGGCTTCATGGCCCTGAGCGACTGCGCTTCGGTGGTGGTCGCCGCCACCCAGGGCTTTGCCCAACCCTACGGCTTGACCCTGAACCTCAAGCGCCAATCCTCCTGGGCCAACCTGCGGGACAAACTGGTCAGCGGCGAACTCGACGCCGCCCACAGTCTCTACGGCCTGATTTACGCGGTGCACCTGGGCATCGGCGGCATTGCGCCCACCGACATGGCGGTGCTGATGGGCCTGAACCAGAACGGCCAAAGCATCAACCTGTCCCACGGTTTGCAAGCGCTGGGCGTGACCAGTCCTGAAGCACTGGACCGGCATGTGCACCAAACTCGCCCAAAACTGACTTTCGCCCAGACGTTTCCGACCGGCACCCACGCCATGTGGTTGTATTACTGGCTGGCGAGTCAGGGCATCCATCCGCTGCAAGACGTCGACAGCGTGGTGGTGCCGCCGCCGCAAATGGTCGCGCACCTGCAGGCCGGGCGCATCGACGGTTTCTGTGTTGGCGAACCGTGGTCTGCCAGCGCGGTGAAACAGAACCTCGGCTTTACCATGGCGACCACTCAAACCATCTGGCCCGATCACCCGGAAAAAGTCCTCGGCTGCACCCGCGCCTTTGTCGAGCAATACCCCAATACTGCCCGGGCGCTGGTGATGGCGATCCTCGAAGCCAGCCGCTTCATCGAAGAAAGCCCGGAAAACCGTCGCAGCACCGCGCAGTTGTTGAGTGCACCCGAATATCTCGATGCACCGCTGGACTGCATTGAGCCGCGCCTGCTCGGCGATTACGCCGACGGCCTCGGCAATCGCTGGCAGGACCCGCACGCCTTGCGTTTTCACGGTGGTGGCGAGGTCAATTTGCCGTATCTGTCCGATGGCATGTGGTTCATGACCCAGTTCCGCCGCTGGGGTTTGCTGCGCGAAGACCCGGATTACCTCGGTGTAGCCCGTCAGGTTCAGCAATTGGACCTGTACCGCGACGCCGCCACTGCCGTCGGCGTCTCCGCCTGGGGCCAGGAAATGCGCAGCGGTCAGTTGATCGACGGCAAAATCTGGGACGGCTCAGACCCGGCCAGCTATGCACGAAGCTTCAAATTGCACGCCATGAGCAACAGCTCGCCGCTTCTCGCCAGCCGCTGA